A part of Streptomyces sp. DSM 40750 genomic DNA contains:
- the pstS gene encoding phosphate ABC transporter substrate-binding protein PstS — protein sequence MKLQRKNRLRALSLGAVAVTGALTLTACGSDDTSTTSNGDSTATAKSDIDCGDAKGQLLADGSSAQKNAIDAWVKQYSAVCKDVVINYKGSGSGAGITAFTQGQVAFAGSDSALKPEEVTASKEICSGGQGIDLPMVGGPIAVGYNVPGVDNLILDAKTLALIFDSKITKWNDKAIAALNPDAKLPDLKIQAFHRSDESGTTDNFTKYLIAASGDNWKYEGGKAWEAKGGQSAQGSSGVAQGVKETEGAISYMELSYAKDGISTVDVKTGAAAPVEATVENATKAIAEAEIVGTGKDLALKVNYEPTAEGAYPITLVTYEIVCDKGNKADTLPATKSFLTYIASEDGQALLAEAGYAPMPEEIITKVRTTISELS from the coding sequence GTGAAGCTTCAGCGCAAGAACCGGCTGCGCGCCCTTTCTCTCGGTGCTGTCGCCGTCACCGGCGCCCTGACCCTCACGGCGTGCGGGTCCGACGACACCAGCACCACGAGCAACGGCGACAGCACGGCGACCGCCAAGAGCGACATCGACTGCGGCGACGCCAAGGGCCAGCTGCTGGCCGACGGCTCCTCCGCGCAGAAGAACGCGATCGACGCGTGGGTCAAGCAGTACTCGGCCGTCTGCAAGGACGTCGTGATCAACTACAAGGGCAGCGGCTCGGGCGCCGGTATCACCGCGTTCACCCAGGGCCAGGTCGCCTTCGCGGGCTCCGACTCGGCGCTGAAGCCCGAAGAGGTCACGGCTTCCAAGGAGATCTGCTCCGGCGGTCAGGGCATCGACCTGCCGATGGTCGGCGGCCCGATCGCGGTCGGTTACAACGTCCCGGGTGTCGACAACCTGATCCTGGACGCCAAGACCCTCGCCCTGATCTTCGACAGCAAGATCACGAAGTGGAACGACAAGGCCATCGCGGCGCTGAACCCCGACGCGAAGCTGCCCGACCTCAAGATCCAGGCCTTCCACCGCTCGGACGAGTCCGGCACCACGGACAACTTCACCAAGTACCTGATCGCCGCGTCCGGCGACAACTGGAAGTACGAGGGCGGCAAGGCCTGGGAGGCCAAGGGCGGCCAGTCCGCGCAGGGCTCCTCCGGTGTCGCGCAGGGCGTGAAGGAGACCGAGGGCGCGATCTCCTACATGGAGCTCTCCTACGCCAAGGACGGCATCAGCACGGTCGACGTCAAGACCGGTGCCGCCGCACCGGTCGAGGCGACCGTCGAGAACGCCACCAAGGCCATCGCCGAGGCCGAGATCGTGGGCACCGGCAAGGACCTCGCGCTGAAGGTCAACTACGAGCCCACCGCCGAGGGCGCCTACCCGATCACCCTGGTCACCTACGAGATCGTCTGTGACAAGGGCAACAAGGCGGACACCCTGCCCGCCACCAAGTCCTTCCTCACCTACATCGCGTCCGAGGACGGCCAGGCGCTGCTCGCCGAGGCCGGGTACGCCCCGATGCCCGAGGAGATCATCACCAAGGTCCGTACGACCATCTCTGAACTGAGCTGA
- a CDS encoding FAD-binding oxidoreductase, with translation MERRTFIGGGAAALATLATSACTADGTGTGAQATDTSLRTATGAGSPAPGTASKTTAANWSALARDLDGPLIRPGDKSWSTARQLYNTRFDNLKPTAVAYVAHPDDIRTTLAYARAHDIKVSIRNGGHSYAGWSSGNGRLVIDISKLNKVRASANEAVIGAGAKLIDVYRALAAKGVTIPAGSCPTVGVSGLTLGGGHGVTSRAYGLTCDSLTQATLITADGKLLTANATTNKDLFWALRGAGNGNFGVVTELRFKTHPAPQGVTAYLTWPWSKAAAVLKAWQEWGPTQPDEIWSSCHIQNGGTPSVSVAAFSLGTYGELENALDRLADRVGTPARSVSLRRRSYEDAMEVYAGCSSFSTDAKCHLPGSTPGRSPQGALGRETYAARSDFFDRSISSAGIQTLLTQISGVRGGAGSIQLTALGGQVNRVSPTATAFVHRRSRMLAQYLASWKPGTSGTTAQSWLNTAHKSMTPHASGAAYQNYTDPTLPNWKKSYYGDAAPRLTTLKKKYDPKNFFKFPQSL, from the coding sequence ATGGAACGACGCACCTTCATCGGTGGCGGCGCAGCCGCACTCGCCACCCTCGCCACCTCCGCCTGCACAGCCGACGGCACCGGCACGGGCGCCCAGGCCACGGACACCTCCCTCCGTACGGCCACCGGCGCGGGAAGCCCGGCCCCCGGCACCGCCTCCAAAACCACCGCCGCGAACTGGTCCGCCCTCGCCCGGGACCTCGACGGCCCCCTCATCCGCCCCGGCGACAAGTCCTGGTCCACAGCCCGCCAGCTCTACAACACCCGCTTCGACAACCTCAAACCCACCGCCGTCGCCTACGTCGCCCACCCCGACGACATCCGCACCACCCTCGCCTACGCCAGGGCCCACGACATCAAGGTCTCGATCCGCAACGGCGGCCACTCCTACGCCGGCTGGTCCTCCGGCAACGGCCGCCTCGTCATAGACATATCGAAACTGAACAAGGTCCGCGCCTCCGCGAACGAAGCCGTGATCGGCGCCGGCGCGAAACTCATCGACGTCTACCGAGCCCTGGCCGCCAAGGGCGTGACCATCCCCGCCGGCTCCTGCCCCACCGTCGGCGTCTCCGGCCTCACCCTCGGCGGCGGCCACGGAGTGACCTCCCGCGCCTACGGCCTGACCTGCGACAGCCTCACCCAGGCCACGCTGATCACAGCGGACGGAAAGCTGCTCACCGCGAACGCCACCACGAACAAGGACCTCTTCTGGGCCCTACGAGGCGCAGGCAACGGCAACTTCGGCGTGGTCACCGAACTCCGCTTCAAGACCCACCCGGCCCCCCAGGGCGTCACCGCCTACCTCACCTGGCCGTGGTCGAAGGCCGCCGCCGTACTGAAGGCCTGGCAGGAGTGGGGCCCCACCCAGCCCGACGAGATCTGGTCGTCCTGCCACATCCAGAACGGAGGCACCCCGTCCGTCTCGGTCGCCGCCTTCTCCCTCGGCACATACGGCGAACTCGAGAACGCCCTCGACCGCCTGGCCGACCGCGTCGGCACCCCCGCCCGCAGCGTCTCCCTCAGGCGCCGCTCGTACGAGGACGCCATGGAGGTCTACGCGGGCTGCTCCTCCTTCTCGACCGACGCCAAGTGCCACCTGCCCGGCTCGACCCCGGGCCGCTCCCCCCAGGGCGCACTGGGCCGCGAGACGTACGCGGCCCGCTCGGACTTCTTCGACCGCTCGATCTCCTCGGCGGGCATCCAGACCCTCCTGACCCAGATCAGCGGAGTACGAGGCGGAGCCGGCTCAATCCAGCTGACAGCCCTCGGCGGCCAGGTCAACCGCGTCTCCCCCACAGCAACCGCCTTTGTCCACCGCCGCTCCCGCATGCTGGCCCAGTACCTCGCCTCCTGGAAGCCCGGCACCTCCGGCACGACGGCCCAGTCCTGGCTGAACACGGCCCACAAGTCCATGACCCCCCACGCCTCCGGCGCCGCCTACCAGAACTACACCGACCCCACCCTCCCCAACTGGAAAAAGTCCTACTACGGCGACGCGGCCCCCCGCCTCACCACCCTGAAGAAGAAGTACGACCCGAAGAACTTCTTCAAGTTCCCGCAGTCCCTGTAG
- a CDS encoding phosphatase PAP2 family protein, producing MAGLAAHAALAAESGSNPDVELLYDINGLAKDAPAWLDRVMEFVGEYGLLFVMVLLILGCWWSVRRRGGEDAASSVAALVWAPLAAGVAVLINVPIRGFVERPRPFLDHEGLDVLVSGKTDYSFVSDHATLIMAMAVGLFVADRKFGVVGLVVGLLGGFIRVYMGVHYPTDVIGGFALGTAVALLLSPLAMALLTPVMKAVERSPRVGWVVRARGRDEGRAVIPGARVEGASAEERDLAA from the coding sequence ATGGCTGGACTCGCCGCGCATGCCGCACTTGCCGCTGAATCCGGATCCAACCCCGACGTTGAGCTGCTCTACGACATCAATGGTCTGGCCAAGGATGCGCCGGCCTGGCTCGACCGGGTCATGGAGTTCGTGGGTGAGTACGGGCTCCTCTTCGTCATGGTGCTGCTGATCCTGGGGTGCTGGTGGAGCGTGCGGAGACGGGGCGGGGAGGATGCCGCGTCGTCCGTGGCCGCGTTGGTGTGGGCGCCGCTTGCCGCCGGTGTCGCCGTGCTGATCAATGTGCCGATTCGTGGGTTCGTCGAGCGGCCTCGGCCCTTTCTCGATCACGAAGGGCTGGACGTGTTGGTCTCCGGGAAGACCGACTACTCGTTCGTGAGTGATCACGCGACTCTGATCATGGCGATGGCGGTGGGCCTGTTCGTCGCCGATCGGAAGTTCGGAGTGGTCGGGCTGGTGGTCGGGCTGCTCGGGGGGTTCATCCGGGTTTACATGGGAGTGCACTATCCGACCGATGTGATCGGTGGGTTCGCGTTGGGGACCGCTGTCGCGTTGTTGCTTTCGCCGCTGGCGATGGCGTTGCTCACGCCGGTGATGAAGGCGGTGGAGCGGTCGCCTCGGGTGGGGTGGGTCGTGCGCGCTCGGGGGCGGGATGAGGGGCGGGCGGTGATTCCGGGGGCTCGGGTTGAGGGGGCTTCGGCGGAGGAGCGGGACTTGGCGGCCTGA
- a CDS encoding C40 family peptidase has protein sequence MTVRKAWIVVIAAGSAGLSFVMLLVVGVYLVAGNLANGVGGKSVGLAKGAVPAAYQTLVQKWGNLCSAINPALLAAQLYQESGFNPKAQSHAAAQGIAQFIPGTWATHGLDGDGDGDRDVWDPNDAIPSAASYDCKLASYVEDVPGDPTANMLASYNAGAYAVIKYGGVPPYKETQNYVKTITTLQESFAAPTTRVDPSEQAAGAISYAQKKLGTPYLWGGTGTAEQGGRFDCSGLTQAAYESVGITLPRVANDQYNAGPHPSRGELLPGDLVFFSDDLTNSRAIRHVGIYVGGGYMIDAPRTGAVIRFDPIDTPDYFGATRVTEDGAKALPTTV, from the coding sequence TTGACGGTGCGTAAGGCGTGGATCGTGGTGATCGCTGCCGGCAGCGCCGGACTCAGCTTCGTGATGCTGCTGGTCGTGGGTGTCTACCTCGTCGCCGGGAATCTTGCCAACGGGGTCGGCGGCAAATCGGTCGGACTGGCCAAGGGGGCCGTACCCGCCGCTTATCAGACGCTCGTGCAGAAATGGGGCAATCTGTGCAGCGCGATCAATCCCGCGCTGCTCGCCGCGCAGCTGTATCAGGAGAGCGGGTTCAATCCCAAGGCGCAGAGTCACGCCGCCGCGCAGGGGATCGCGCAATTCATTCCGGGGACGTGGGCGACGCACGGGCTCGACGGGGACGGCGACGGCGACCGCGATGTCTGGGACCCGAATGACGCGATTCCGTCGGCCGCCTCGTACGACTGCAAGCTCGCGTCGTACGTGGAGGACGTGCCCGGTGATCCGACGGCGAACATGCTCGCTTCCTACAACGCGGGGGCGTACGCCGTCATCAAGTACGGGGGCGTCCCGCCGTACAAGGAGACCCAGAACTACGTCAAGACGATCACGACGCTGCAGGAGAGTTTCGCGGCGCCCACGACCCGGGTCGATCCGAGCGAGCAGGCGGCCGGGGCCATCTCGTACGCGCAGAAGAAGCTCGGGACGCCGTATCTGTGGGGCGGTACCGGTACCGCTGAGCAGGGCGGACGCTTCGACTGCTCGGGGCTGACGCAGGCGGCGTACGAGAGTGTGGGGATCACGCTGCCGCGCGTCGCGAACGATCAGTACAACGCCGGGCCGCATCCGTCGCGCGGCGAGTTGCTGCCGGGGGATCTGGTGTTCTTCTCCGACGACCTCACCAACTCCCGGGCCATTCGGCACGTCGGAATTTATGTGGGGGGCGGATACATGATTGACGCACCGCGGACGGGTGCCGTCATCCGTTTCGACCCGATTGACACCCCCGACTACTTCGGTGCCACCCGGGTCACCGAAGATGGCGCGAAAGCGTTGCCCACGACGGTCTGA
- a CDS encoding DUF397 domain-containing protein, translated as MSDIPPDLDWIRAAPEDATGPGPWIELAFGAGDGEDDPEAPVYIRETSDPDNVVTTNRRKWDAFVLGVQAGEFDHFVEGVEGFEPTARQPEA; from the coding sequence GTGTCTGACATTCCCCCGGACCTCGACTGGATCCGCGCCGCCCCCGAGGACGCGACGGGCCCCGGCCCCTGGATCGAGCTGGCCTTCGGAGCCGGTGACGGCGAGGACGACCCCGAGGCCCCCGTCTACATTCGCGAAACGAGCGACCCGGACAACGTCGTGACGACGAACCGCCGAAAGTGGGACGCCTTCGTACTGGGCGTCCAGGCAGGGGAGTTCGACCACTTCGTAGAGGGAGTCGAGGGCTTCGAACCGACGGCACGGCAGCCGGAGGCCTGA
- a CDS encoding VOC family protein produces the protein MLRIGSIVLNVSDLDRASAFWSTALGHTPRPGRPEVLTPPGGTGPLLWLDEDDRTHLDLWTDSAEEQRAEVERLSALGAVRVEWDYPEVADFVVLADPEGNLFCVINTAAG, from the coding sequence ATGCTGAGAATCGGATCGATCGTGCTGAACGTCTCTGACCTCGACCGCGCCTCCGCCTTCTGGAGCACCGCCCTCGGCCATACCCCCCGCCCCGGCCGGCCCGAAGTGCTGACCCCGCCCGGCGGTACCGGGCCGCTGCTCTGGCTGGACGAGGACGACCGTACGCACCTCGACCTCTGGACCGACAGTGCGGAGGAGCAACGGGCCGAGGTGGAGCGCCTGTCGGCGCTCGGGGCCGTCCGGGTGGAGTGGGACTATCCCGAGGTCGCGGACTTCGTCGTACTCGCGGACCCCGAGGGCAATCTCTTCTGCGTGATCAACACCGCGGCCGGGTGA
- a CDS encoding S1 RNA-binding domain-containing protein, producing the protein MRAFLAAIRVGDVCGGVVAEVTRSHGAAVVLDGFPARPLGSIGSLDMPWGRRSATAVEAGRRITAEVTAVDLDEGRVHLSLAATEHPELWAFLKGLRLGTVLSGTVASIESFGVFVALDDGPEHPIHPGVGFITVPELSWRRIEAVSDVVRVGQRVSCEFLQFDTWNGEARLSLRAMRPDPFQEFADRVEAGRKLRGRVTKLVPFGVFVEVADGIEGLVPLSELTAEPVETPDGVVEAGDEITVVVTEVDRERRRLTLSRVRP; encoded by the coding sequence GTGCGGGCGTTTCTGGCGGCGATACGAGTCGGTGATGTCTGCGGCGGGGTCGTCGCGGAAGTGACGCGATCGCACGGGGCGGCGGTGGTGCTGGACGGCTTTCCCGCACGTCCGCTGGGGTCGATCGGGTCGTTGGACATGCCGTGGGGGCGGAGGTCCGCCACGGCTGTGGAGGCCGGGCGGCGGATCACCGCCGAGGTGACAGCCGTCGACCTGGACGAGGGGCGGGTCCACCTGTCGTTGGCCGCCACCGAGCATCCGGAACTCTGGGCGTTCCTGAAAGGGCTCCGGCTCGGCACGGTCCTTTCCGGGACGGTCGCGTCGATCGAGAGCTTCGGGGTGTTCGTGGCGCTGGACGACGGGCCGGAGCATCCGATCCACCCCGGCGTCGGGTTCATCACCGTTCCCGAGCTGTCCTGGCGGCGCATCGAAGCGGTCTCGGACGTCGTCCGGGTCGGGCAGCGGGTGTCCTGCGAGTTTCTGCAGTTCGACACCTGGAACGGCGAGGCCCGGCTGTCGTTGCGGGCGATGCGGCCGGATCCCTTCCAGGAGTTCGCCGACCGGGTCGAGGCGGGGCGGAAGCTGCGCGGACGGGTCACCAAACTGGTTCCGTTCGGCGTGTTCGTCGAGGTGGCCGACGGGATCGAGGGGCTCGTCCCGCTGAGCGAGCTCACGGCGGAGCCGGTGGAGACGCCGGACGGGGTCGTCGAGGCGGGGGACGAGATCACGGTCGTGGTCACGGAAGTCGACCGGGAGCGGCGGAGGTTGACGCTCTCCCGCGTACGGCCCTGA